Sequence from the Halobaculum rubrum genome:
TCACCCCCGACCGCACGTTCGTCGCCGGCGACCGCGTCGGTCCGGCGACGGCCGTCGACCTCCCCGGCCACGCCCCCGACGGGGTCGGGTTCCGGACCCGGAACGGCGTCGTCTGCGGCGACGTGGCCGTCGCCGAGGGGAGCGTCGTCGTCGCGGCGCCCGAGGGGGACATGCGCGCGTACCTCACGACGCTCCGTCGCCTCCACGCCCGCGATCCGCCCGCGCTGTTTCCCGGGCACGGCCCCCGGATCGACGACCCGCGGGGCGTGTGCGCCCGACTGATCGACCACCGGCTCGCCCGCGAGCGCGCCGTGCTCGCGGCGGTTCGAGGCGGCGCGGCCGATCCGGACGAGGTGCTGGAGGCGGCCTACGAGAAGGACCTCACGGGCGTCAGCGATCTCGCTCGCGCGACGGTGCGAGCGCACGTCGAGAAGTTGGCGCACGAACGGCGCGTGCGCTGGGAGGCGTCGACGGGGACGGTCGAAGCCGCCGGCGAGTGAGTATCGCCGCGGGGGTCGGCGGTTGTCGGCTTAGCGGGCGTCGTCGAGCGCGACGAGGCAGTCGGCGTCGACCGAGAGCCACGTCGTCACGAGATCGGCATCGTCGGCGTCCTCGGGGTACAGCGTACACCGGTCCGGCTCGCCGTCGTGGCGAACCACCGCCGCTCGGAGGCCCGAGGGGGCCGAGAAGCGGGGGTCGGGCGTGCGCACGTCCTCGGGTGACCGGTCGGATGCGGCCGACATACTCGTGTCAAACCGGCGAACATACTTAAACCTCGCTAAGACAGGATCGGGCCGATACCGAGCAGTACCGAGGACTCGAGAGCTGTCAGATCCCGACGGGCCGCCCGACGACGTTTTGTCCGTGAGGGCCCCACGACGGAACGTGCAGCCGTTAGAGGACGAACTGGAGCGCGCGCGGGCCCTCGAGGTGGACGAGTTGGCCGACGCCGTGGAGGCGATCGGCTTCGAGTGCACGCGCTGTGGAGCGTGCTGCAAGAGCGAGGCCGACGACCCTCACACCGCGACCGTGTTCCCGGACGAGGTGCGGCGGCTCCAAGCCGCGAGCGTCGCGGACACGTCCGCCGGCGACGAGAGCGGCGAGGGCGACGACGGCGACGCCCGCGACTGGCGCGACGTGGCCCGTCCGATGCCGTACGGACTGACCGAGGGCGACGAGGGGCCGGAGGGGGAGACGTTCGAGTGGGCGCTGCAGACGGATTCCTGTGGCGACTGCGTGTTTTACGAGGCGCCGGAGGCGCCTCCCGAAGACGGCGAAGCCGTCGGAGCCGACGACGGCGTCGGCGCCTGCGGCGTCCACGCCGACCGGCCGCTCATCTGCGAGACGTACCCGTTCTCGGTCGACCTCGGCGGCACGAGCCAGCCGATGGGGGAGGTGGTCGACAGCGTCGCGCTGGGAGCACAACGGGAAGCCCGTGGAGTCGACGACGTCGACGGAACCGTCCGCGCCCACGAGTGTGAGGGACTCGGCCGCGACATCGACCGCGGGGACGCCGAGTCGCTGGCGGCCGCGCTGAAGGAGCGAGCGGTTCGCGAACTGGCGGAGGCGATCGGCGTCCGCGACGCCTACGAGCCCGTGTCCGCGGACCCGGGGGAAGTCGTCGTTCACGACTCGGAGGGGACCAAGCGTCCAGACGGGAGCCGGACCGACGAGGGACGCGACTGACGGGGGAATCGTGGCGCAACCGGCCAGGGGATCGGTTCACCGCGCGGACGGACACGGGGGTCGGGTCGCTCCCGTGCGGCGGTAGCTATATGTCACATCGCCCGAACGTGCCGGTGGAGGAATATATCCGTGGAAATCTCCGACGAGCTCATCTGTCTGTTCAGCGCGGACGTCCGCGAGGACGGCGACCGATACACGATCGAGATCCCGAAGCGCGAGGTCGACTCCGGGTCGGTGGCCCCCGGCGACGTGTACCGCGTGGCGCTCATCGAGCGCGACGGGGCCGACGGCGGCGGGGACGACGCCGACGCGACGGGGGCGACCGCGACCGTCGACGGGCCGCAACCGCCGGTCGAGCGCGGCGAGATCCGCTACGTCGAGATAGAGGACCTCGGGAAGCAGGGCGACGGGATCGCCCGCGTCGAGCGCGGGTACGTGATCATCGTCCCCGACACCGAGGTCGGCGAGCGCGTGAAAATCGAGGTCAGCGAAGTGAAGTCGAACTTCGCCGTCGGCGAAGTCATCGACGACGAGTGACCACGCCGCCGGGTACTATTTCAGCACGACTGACGAGCGGCTGCGCCGCCGGCGCGGACGTGGTCGATCGTCCTCGTTATCGCCGTCTGTAGACGATCCCGGCGATGACCGCCAGCGACCCGACGAGCGCCGCGAGCGCGTACTCCGGCGTGTCGATGCCGCCGCCGAGCCCCTGCCGCTCGACGGTGACGCTCATCGGCTCGGAGGTGTCGAAGCGGTGCGCGTAGCCGTCGCCGTACACGACCACCTGCAGCCCGTGGTCCCCGGGCGTGCTCGCGTCGACCGACTGCGTGACCGACAGCGTCTCGCCGGGCGCCAGCGACTGTTTGCGCAGTTCGTAGGAGTTCGTCTCGTTGTCGGGACTCACGACGTTGAGGACGACGATCGCCGTCGTACGCTCCTCGCCGGTGTTCTCGACAGTTACCGACAGCTCCGTCGACTCCCCGGCGGTCAGGGTCTCCCCGTCGAGCGACGCCTCGGTGAGACACACCTGTTGGTTCCCGTTCGACTGACACGACGCCGCCTGTGCGCCGACCGTTCCCCCGACGGCCGGACCCACGAGCAGGGCCGCGATGACCAGTACGACTGCGCCGCGAACGACCGCGCTCCGCGCTCCCATACCCGCATTCGGTTCGGGATCCGACCTAAACCCTCGCCCGCGGCTATCGAAGTTGAGACCGTGCCGGCGCGGACCGCGCGGTCGCCTCACCTGACGACCGTCACCGGAACCGGGGCGTTGCGGACGACGGCCTCCGCGACGCTGCCGAGCACGATCCGCGAGATCCCGCCTCGACCGTGGCTTCCCACCACGATGTGGTCTGCGTCGTGGTCGCCCGCGTACTCCACGATGGCGGCCGCGGGCTTGCCGACGGCGGTGTCGGTCTCCACCGAACCGTCGACGTCGAGCGACTCGGCGGCGTCCGCCAGCAGCGCTTCCGCGTCGGACTTGCGGCGCTCGTACCACTGCTCGGCGCCGCTGGGGATCCCCGCGCCGGCCGCGTGTCCCGCCTCCGCCGGGTCGATAACGGTCACCAAGAGCAGATCGGCGTCGCCCCACTCGTCCGCCGCGAACGAGAGTGCGGCGCTCGCCTGCTCGGAATCGTCCACGCCGATCACGATGCGTTCAGTCATACCCGGACGATCCCGGTGCGACGAGAAAAAGGTCCTCCCGGCGGCGACGGAACCGCCGGTCGAGCGCGGGCACACGCGGTACGTGCGGCGAACCGCGGTTCGCCTCCCCGCCGACGGTTACTCTCCGTGACGGGTGAGACAGATCGGCAGCCCCGTCACCTCGACCGGCTCGGAGTTGTCCGGGGAGTAGACGACCTGCTGGCCCTTCTCCATGTACGGGACCTTCCTCGCGAGCGACGGCGGGATGTTGACCGACGAGATCGCCTCCTCGTCGCCGAGGTTGAGTACGAGCCGGGTGTTCACCTGCTTGAACACGGGGTCGGCGATGTCCTGCGGGTCCTGCGTGACGAGGAACAGCCCGAGTCGCTCCTTGCGCCCCTGCTTGGCCGCCTCGGTGAACGTCGAAACCACCTGGCGTGCCTGGACGTTGTCGGCCCCCGAAAGGAAGTTGTGCGCCTCGTCCATGCCGAGCACGAGCGGCGTCTCGTCGATGCGGGCGCTCCGCGGCGAGTTCGAGAGCTTGTCGTCGACGAGCATCGCCGACACCGCGAGCACGAACATCTCCTTGGCGCGCGCCGACGAGAGGTGGTACGTGGGCACGACCGTCAGCCCGCCGGGGCGCACGAGCGTCGTGTCCAGCTCCGTGATCGGCTTGGCGTCCTGATCGAACACGCCGGAGGGAACGCCCCGCACGCGTCGCTTCACCGCGTCGAACGTCGCCTCGTGGACCCGGCCGGTCTCGTCGAGCTCCTCCTTCAACGCCGGGTCGTCGAGGAAGTTCAGGAACTGCTGGTAGGTGCCGCCGTCGTAGTTGCGGAAGAAGCGGTTGATGAGCGTGAGCAGCGCGGGGTACTGGTTCTCGTTGAGCGAGGCGCCGGCGACGAGCCACGGCATGTCGTACTCGTCGACGACCGAGAACGGGATCGTGAACTCGACCTGCTCGGCGCGGTGGCCCCGGCCGGGGTAGGTGACGCCCGCCTCCGTCGGCACGAGCGCGACGGTGTCGTCGTGGCCGCCGTAGGCGATGTTCTCGCGCTCCAGCCGCCGCGCCCACTCACCGTCGAGGGCGGGGTTGTCGTCGTGCATCTGGGCGTACTCGTCCTGCGGGTCGAACATCACGACCGCCGCGCGCGCGTCGCGCCCGTCGTCGGTCTCGTAGGTCCGGCCGAGGTACTGCCGGAGGACGTTCTTCGCGCCGTGGGTCTTCCCCGACCCCGTGCCGCCTGCGACGAGCGTGTGCCGGAACACCAGCGGGTCGCCGTCCGCGTAGTCGTCCTTCAGCCGGTAGTCGACCGTCGGCGGCTCGGCCGCGGTCCGGACCGTCTCGCCGCCGACCGAGAGGTGACCCAGAAAGACGCCCTCCTCCGGGATCGCGAGTCCGGTTTTGATCTGCTCGGCGTCGCTGGCCTGGCGGACGAGCGCGCCCGGCTTGGGAACCCGATCGACCATCCGGCGCTTGAGGTCGTCGCCTTCGGAGAACAGGACGGCCACCGGCGACAGCTCCGCGATGTACTTGTAGTCAGCCTCGGTGAAGTCGCCGGGGCCCGTCCGCATCCGCCGTCGCGCGGTCAGCTCCGTCGCGTCGTCGGTGCGGAACTCCTGGTCGTATTCGAGCGCCGTGATCCGGCAGAACAGCTGCTCTCCGTCGGGGTACGGGACGAGCAGGTATTTCCCGATCCTGACGTCCTCTCGGTTGCCGGCGGTGACGAACGCCTTCAGGCTCGTCTCGTCGTCGTCCTCGGCCACGCGCAGCCCCTGCGCGACCGAGACTGTCCCGATGCCGTCGGCGGTGGCCGCCTCCGCGGCGTCCATCGCGTACCGGGCGAACCCGGAATCCGCGTCGTCCGGCGCGTCGGGGTCGGCAGCGCCGGCGCCCGACTCGACGCCCGCGTCCGCCTCGCTGTCGCCGCCGGCGGTCGCGTCGGCGTCGCCCGTCCGCCCCTCGGCGTCGTCGCCGGCGGCCCCCCTGTCCCCGCCGGTCGCGTCGTCGAATCGCCCGGGGTCCTCGAAGTCGCCGAGGTTCGGCTCTCCGGCGTCTGTCATGTCACGTCCTGTG
This genomic interval carries:
- a CDS encoding MBL fold metallo-hydrolase; amino-acid sequence: MSGSQGGGGAGTHVDRFSIPVDTRAPGGTTNAYVVGTDETLLVDPAARTDTLDTVVREKVADHVAVTHTHPDHVGAVAAYAAETDATVWARRGYEERFADATGVTPDRTFVAGDRVGPATAVDLPGHAPDGVGFRTRNGVVCGDVAVAEGSVVVAAPEGDMRAYLTTLRRLHARDPPALFPGHGPRIDDPRGVCARLIDHRLARERAVLAAVRGGAADPDEVLEAAYEKDLTGVSDLARATVRAHVEKLAHERRVRWEASTGTVEAAGE
- a CDS encoding DUF7511 domain-containing protein, which gives rise to MSAASDRSPEDVRTPDPRFSAPSGLRAAVVRHDGEPDRCTLYPEDADDADLVTTWLSVDADCLVALDDAR
- a CDS encoding YkgJ family cysteine cluster protein codes for the protein MQPLEDELERARALEVDELADAVEAIGFECTRCGACCKSEADDPHTATVFPDEVRRLQAASVADTSAGDESGEGDDGDARDWRDVARPMPYGLTEGDEGPEGETFEWALQTDSCGDCVFYEAPEAPPEDGEAVGADDGVGACGVHADRPLICETYPFSVDLGGTSQPMGEVVDSVALGAQREARGVDDVDGTVRAHECEGLGRDIDRGDAESLAAALKERAVRELAEAIGVRDAYEPVSADPGEVVVHDSEGTKRPDGSRTDEGRD
- a CDS encoding TRAM domain-containing protein, encoding MEISDELICLFSADVREDGDRYTIEIPKREVDSGSVAPGDVYRVALIERDGADGGGDDADATGATATVDGPQPPVERGEIRYVEIEDLGKQGDGIARVERGYVIIVPDTEVGERVKIEVSEVKSNFAVGEVIDDE
- a CDS encoding DUF1616 domain-containing protein; the encoded protein is MGARSAVVRGAVVLVIAALLVGPAVGGTVGAQAASCQSNGNQQVCLTEASLDGETLTAGESTELSVTVENTGEERTTAIVVLNVVSPDNETNSYELRKQSLAPGETLSVTQSVDASTPGDHGLQVVVYGDGYAHRFDTSEPMSVTVERQGLGGGIDTPEYALAALVGSLAVIAGIVYRRR
- a CDS encoding universal stress protein, which translates into the protein MTERIVIGVDDSEQASAALSFAADEWGDADLLLVTVIDPAEAGHAAGAGIPSGAEQWYERRKSDAEALLADAAESLDVDGSVETDTAVGKPAAAIVEYAGDHDADHIVVGSHGRGGISRIVLGSVAEAVVRNAPVPVTVVR
- a CDS encoding ATP-binding protein, encoding MTDAGEPNLGDFEDPGRFDDATGGDRGAAGDDAEGRTGDADATAGGDSEADAGVESGAGAADPDAPDDADSGFARYAMDAAEAATADGIGTVSVAQGLRVAEDDDETSLKAFVTAGNREDVRIGKYLLVPYPDGEQLFCRITALEYDQEFRTDDATELTARRRMRTGPGDFTEADYKYIAELSPVAVLFSEGDDLKRRMVDRVPKPGALVRQASDAEQIKTGLAIPEEGVFLGHLSVGGETVRTAAEPPTVDYRLKDDYADGDPLVFRHTLVAGGTGSGKTHGAKNVLRQYLGRTYETDDGRDARAAVVMFDPQDEYAQMHDDNPALDGEWARRLERENIAYGGHDDTVALVPTEAGVTYPGRGHRAEQVEFTIPFSVVDEYDMPWLVAGASLNENQYPALLTLINRFFRNYDGGTYQQFLNFLDDPALKEELDETGRVHEATFDAVKRRVRGVPSGVFDQDAKPITELDTTLVRPGGLTVVPTYHLSSARAKEMFVLAVSAMLVDDKLSNSPRSARIDETPLVLGMDEAHNFLSGADNVQARQVVSTFTEAAKQGRKERLGLFLVTQDPQDIADPVFKQVNTRLVLNLGDEEAISSVNIPPSLARKVPYMEKGQQVVYSPDNSEPVEVTGLPICLTRHGE